From Nocardioides daedukensis, the proteins below share one genomic window:
- a CDS encoding cold-shock protein, whose translation MAQGTVKWFNAEKGFGFIAQEDGGDDVFVHYSAIQTNGYKSLDENQKVEFDVTQGPKGPQAENVRPL comes from the coding sequence ATGGCTCAGGGCACTGTTAAGTGGTTCAACGCTGAAAAGGGCTTCGGCTTCATCGCGCAGGAAGACGGCGGCGACGACGTCTTCGTGCACTACTCGGCGATCCAGACCAACGGCTACAAGTCGCTGGACGAGAACCAGAAGGTTGAGTTCGACGTCACCCAGGGCCCGAAGGGCCCGCAGGCGGAGAACGTTCGCCCCCTCTGA
- a CDS encoding DUF47 family protein: MALRFRPVDASFYDLFSEQSQHLVRGAALLAQMLGEGADREAVAKEMRAAEHACDETTHAIVRRVNSTFVTPFDREDIYSLASAIDDVMDEMDEAVDLVLLYGVTVLPPEAASQVEVLQRCADLTTNAMPRLRAMQDLNEYWIEINRLENQGDKSHRRILASLFNGQYEPLEVIKLKDIVESLEGAIDAFETVANIVEQIAVKES; the protein is encoded by the coding sequence GTGGCTTTACGTTTCCGTCCGGTCGACGCGTCGTTCTACGACCTCTTTTCCGAGCAGTCCCAGCACCTCGTTCGTGGTGCCGCGCTGCTCGCCCAGATGCTGGGGGAGGGGGCCGATCGCGAGGCCGTCGCCAAAGAGATGCGCGCAGCAGAGCACGCGTGCGACGAGACCACCCACGCCATCGTGCGTCGGGTCAACAGCACCTTCGTCACGCCCTTCGATCGCGAGGACATCTATTCGCTGGCCTCCGCCATCGATGACGTGATGGACGAGATGGACGAGGCCGTCGACCTCGTCCTGCTCTACGGCGTCACCGTGCTGCCCCCCGAGGCAGCCAGTCAGGTCGAGGTGCTGCAGCGCTGCGCCGACCTGACCACCAACGCGATGCCGCGACTGCGGGCGATGCAGGACCTCAACGAGTACTGGATCGAGATCAACCGTCTCGAGAACCAGGGCGACAAGAGCCACCGGCGGATCCTGGCCAGCCTCTTCAACGGCCAGTACGAGCCGCTCGAGGTGATCAAGCTCAAGGACATCGTCGAGTCGCTCGAGGGTGCCATCGATGCGTTCGAGACGGTGGCCAACATCGTCGAGCAGATCGCCGTCAAGGAGTCCTGA
- a CDS encoding inorganic phosphate transporter: MELAIIIAVVMVALVFDYTNGFHDAANAIATSVSTRALTPRVALGMAAVMNFVGAFLGQKVAQTVSEVITPPSGTHGLIIVMAGLLGAIAWNLITWYFGLPSSSSHALIGGLAGSALAAGVTVHWETIIDKVAIPMVLSPIFAFAAGFAVMIAILWIFRRANPSKAQRGFRFAQTVSAAGMALGHGLQDAQKTMGVIFLALLAGGYVGGGDDLPLWVIFSAAAAISLGTWSGGWRIMRTLGRRIIHLDPPRGFAAESVAASVLYTTAYVYEAPISTTHTITSAVMGVGATKRLSAVRWGVAKSILTAWVLTFPAAGAMAAASYFVCHLVLEVL; encoded by the coding sequence GTGGAACTCGCGATCATCATCGCGGTGGTCATGGTGGCCCTGGTGTTCGACTACACCAACGGCTTCCACGACGCGGCGAACGCCATCGCAACCTCCGTCTCCACGCGAGCCCTGACCCCGCGGGTCGCGCTCGGCATGGCGGCGGTGATGAACTTCGTCGGCGCCTTCCTGGGCCAGAAGGTTGCCCAGACCGTCAGTGAGGTGATCACTCCTCCGAGCGGTACGCACGGCCTGATCATCGTCATGGCCGGCCTCCTCGGGGCGATCGCGTGGAACCTGATCACGTGGTACTTCGGACTGCCCTCGTCGTCCTCGCACGCCCTCATCGGTGGCCTGGCCGGTTCCGCGCTTGCCGCCGGGGTCACCGTGCACTGGGAGACGATCATCGACAAGGTGGCCATCCCGATGGTCCTCTCACCGATCTTCGCCTTCGCCGCCGGCTTCGCGGTGATGATCGCGATCCTGTGGATCTTCCGCCGGGCCAACCCGTCCAAGGCACAGCGCGGCTTCCGGTTCGCGCAGACCGTGTCGGCCGCGGGGATGGCGCTCGGCCACGGCCTGCAGGACGCCCAGAAGACGATGGGTGTCATCTTCCTGGCCCTGCTCGCCGGCGGTTATGTCGGCGGCGGTGACGACCTCCCGCTGTGGGTGATCTTCTCCGCAGCTGCTGCGATCTCGCTCGGCACCTGGTCGGGTGGCTGGCGGATCATGCGCACCCTGGGTCGCCGGATCATCCACCTCGACCCCCCGCGCGGCTTCGCAGCCGAGTCGGTGGCCGCCTCGGTGCTCTACACGACGGCGTACGTCTATGAGGCGCCGATCTCCACCACGCACACGATCACCTCAGCGGTGATGGGTGTCGGTGCGACCAAGCGCCTGTCCGCAGTCCGTTGGGGCGTCGCGAAGTCGATCCTCACCGCGTGGGTGCTGACCTTCCCGGCCGCCGGCGCGATGGCTGCGGCCTCCTACTTCGTCTGCCACCTCGTGCTCGAGGTCCTCTGA
- the pstB gene encoding phosphate ABC transporter ATP-binding protein PstB yields the protein MAKSISVKDLDIYYGDFLAVQGVTMSIKSKAVTAFIGPSGCGKSTFLRSLNRMHEVIPGARVEGDVVVDGQSLYDPGVDPVAVRREIGMVFQRPNPFPTMSIYDNVLAGNKLNNKRMKKSEADDIVERSLKGANLWTEVKDRLGKPGMGLSGGQQQRLCIARAIAVQPQVLLMDEPCSALDPISTAAIEDLIHDLKSDYTIVIVTHNMQQAARVSDDTGFFNLKAVGEPGHLVEFNPTKQVFSNPDNEATEAYISGRFG from the coding sequence ATGGCCAAGAGCATCTCCGTCAAGGACCTGGACATCTACTACGGCGACTTCCTCGCCGTCCAGGGCGTCACGATGAGCATCAAGTCCAAGGCAGTGACCGCCTTCATCGGTCCCTCCGGGTGTGGCAAGTCGACGTTCCTGCGCTCGCTCAACCGGATGCACGAGGTGATCCCCGGCGCCCGCGTCGAGGGTGACGTGGTCGTGGACGGCCAGTCGCTCTACGACCCCGGTGTCGACCCCGTCGCCGTACGCCGTGAGATCGGCATGGTCTTCCAGCGCCCGAACCCGTTCCCCACGATGTCGATCTATGACAACGTCCTGGCCGGCAACAAGCTGAACAACAAGCGGATGAAGAAGTCCGAGGCCGACGACATCGTCGAGCGCTCACTCAAGGGCGCCAACCTGTGGACCGAGGTCAAGGACCGGCTCGGCAAGCCCGGGATGGGGCTCTCCGGCGGGCAGCAGCAGCGCCTGTGCATCGCCCGCGCGATCGCCGTACAGCCGCAGGTGCTGCTGATGGACGAACCGTGCTCCGCGCTGGACCCGATCTCGACAGCCGCGATCGAGGACCTGATCCACGACCTGAAGTCGGACTACACGATCGTGATCGTCACCCACAACATGCAGCAGGCCGCCCGCGTCTCCGACGACACCGGCTTCTTCAACCTCAAGGCCGTCGGCGAGCCCGGCCACCTGGTCGAGTTCAACCCGACCAAGCAGGTCTTCTCCAACCCGGACAACGAGGCCACCGAGGCCTACATCTCGGGTCGTTTCGGCTGA
- the pstA gene encoding phosphate ABC transporter permease PstA, whose translation MSVTTTASPVTATASSPLVRARLPRLAPAVAGVIAASAAGLVTLTLGAGLIAWAIVAVLLFSAVLPVWALVVEGRRAAADRLATSLVWTAFLIALVPLVSLLWTVLVKGAGAINSTFLTYSFYRTSMDQPVGIYHAIVGTLMITLFTAIISVPIGIMAAIYLVEYGAGSKIAATITFLVDVMTGIPSIVAGLFAYSLFALLFGAGFNAGIGGSVALSLLMIPIVVRSSEEMLRLVPDDLREAAYALGTPKWRTVVNVVLRTALGGIVTGVTLAIARVIGETAPLLLVAGLTARTNFNVFDGFMSTLPVLIYSQFRKGTEGDFAIAWGAALVLVVIVLILNVIARIVGKIFAPKTGH comes from the coding sequence ATGAGCGTCACCACCACCGCCTCGCCCGTGACCGCCACGGCCAGCTCGCCGCTGGTGCGCGCGCGACTGCCCCGACTGGCACCGGCCGTGGCCGGGGTCATCGCGGCCTCCGCCGCCGGACTCGTCACCCTCACCCTGGGCGCGGGTCTGATCGCCTGGGCGATCGTCGCCGTGCTGCTCTTCAGCGCCGTGCTGCCCGTGTGGGCGCTGGTCGTCGAGGGCCGCCGGGCGGCCGCCGACCGGCTCGCCACCTCCCTGGTCTGGACGGCGTTCCTGATCGCCCTCGTGCCGCTGGTCTCGCTGTTGTGGACGGTGCTCGTCAAGGGCGCCGGCGCCATCAACTCCACCTTCCTCACCTACTCGTTCTACCGGACCTCGATGGACCAGCCGGTCGGGATCTACCACGCGATCGTCGGCACGCTGATGATCACGCTGTTCACCGCGATCATCTCGGTCCCGATCGGGATCATGGCCGCGATCTACCTCGTCGAATACGGCGCCGGCAGCAAGATCGCCGCCACGATCACCTTCCTGGTCGACGTGATGACCGGGATCCCCTCGATCGTGGCCGGCCTGTTCGCCTACTCGCTGTTCGCGTTGCTGTTCGGGGCCGGGTTCAACGCCGGCATCGGCGGCTCGGTGGCCCTGTCGCTGCTGATGATCCCGATCGTGGTGCGCTCGTCGGAGGAGATGCTGCGACTGGTGCCGGACGACCTGCGCGAGGCGGCGTATGCCCTGGGCACCCCCAAGTGGCGCACGGTCGTGAACGTGGTCCTGCGCACCGCGCTGGGCGGCATCGTCACCGGGGTCACGCTGGCCATCGCCCGGGTGATCGGCGAGACCGCACCGCTGCTGCTGGTCGCCGGGCTCACCGCGCGCACCAACTTCAACGTCTTCGACGGCTTCATGAGCACCCTGCCGGTGCTGATCTACAGCCAGTTCCGCAAGGGCACCGAGGGCGACTTCGCGATCGCCTGGGGCGCTGCGCTGGTGCTGGTCGTGATCGTGCTGATCCTCAATGTCATCGCCCGCATCGTCGGGAAGATCTTCGCCCCCAAGACCGGGCACTGA
- the pstC gene encoding phosphate ABC transporter permease subunit PstC, whose product MTTTTEEEVGLTPTRSKRQVGDVVFARIALVAGLAIMVALAGVFIFLAIEGIPGFTQDARFYGPDATTFLGYVGPLVYGTVLAAVLALILAVPLAFAIALVISHYAPRWLAGPIAYVIDLLAALPSVVFGLWGIDVLAPKLVPLFVWLEENAGFLPFFADPVNPAGTTILTAGVVLAIMILPIITAISREVFAQTPKLHQEAALALGATRWEMIRMTVFPYSRSGMISSVMLGLGRALGETMAVAMVLAPGGLYTLNLIGNENPNSIAGNIARRYKEGTPGTVAVLIATGLVLFLVTFLVNFAGRWIAGRAERKMNR is encoded by the coding sequence GTGACCACCACGACCGAAGAAGAGGTCGGGCTCACCCCGACCCGGTCCAAGCGCCAGGTCGGCGACGTCGTCTTCGCCCGGATCGCGCTCGTCGCCGGGCTGGCCATCATGGTGGCGCTCGCCGGCGTCTTCATCTTCTTGGCGATCGAGGGCATCCCCGGGTTCACCCAGGACGCGCGCTTCTACGGTCCCGACGCGACCACGTTCCTGGGCTACGTCGGTCCGCTGGTCTATGGCACGGTGCTGGCTGCGGTGCTGGCGCTGATCCTGGCCGTGCCGCTGGCCTTCGCGATCGCGCTGGTGATCAGCCACTACGCCCCGCGCTGGCTGGCCGGGCCGATCGCGTATGTGATCGACCTGCTCGCCGCCCTGCCGAGCGTCGTCTTCGGCCTCTGGGGGATCGACGTACTCGCCCCGAAGCTGGTCCCGCTCTTCGTCTGGCTCGAGGAGAACGCCGGCTTCCTGCCGTTCTTCGCCGACCCGGTCAACCCGGCCGGTACGACGATCCTCACCGCCGGCGTCGTGCTGGCCATCATGATCCTCCCGATCATCACCGCGATCTCCCGCGAGGTCTTCGCCCAGACGCCGAAGCTGCACCAGGAAGCAGCCCTGGCCCTGGGCGCGACGCGCTGGGAGATGATCCGGATGACGGTCTTCCCCTACTCCCGCTCCGGCATGATCAGCTCGGTCATGCTCGGCCTGGGCCGCGCGCTCGGCGAGACGATGGCGGTCGCCATGGTACTGGCCCCCGGCGGCCTCTACACGCTGAACCTGATCGGCAACGAGAACCCGAACAGCATCGCCGGCAACATCGCGCGCCGCTACAAGGAAGGTACGCCGGGCACCGTCGCGGTCCTGATCGCCACCGGCCTGGTGCTCTTCCTGGTCACGTTCCTGGTCAACTTCGCCGGCCGCTGGATCGCCGGTCGCGCCGAAAGGAAGATGAACCGATGA
- the pstS gene encoding phosphate ABC transporter substrate-binding protein PstS: MKRTSFRSIAAPAIATAAVLSLAACGASNENASGDAGANITGDINGGGASSQEKAQEAWAVGFQGKNAEAVVNYQSIGSGDGRKRFIEGGTLFAGTDSYLKDDEGELSAAKERCGGTDPIEVPAYISPIAVIYNVDIEGLKLSGDTIAQIFDGKIKTWNDPAIAADNEGVELPSTKITPVHRSDDSGTTKNFTDYLGKATKSWSHEAEDAWPAKGGLGAEGTSGVVSAVKNAKGAIGYADASQTGDLKQVAVKVGESYVDPSAKAAAKVIAVSPRVEGRPDVDMAVDVDRTTTEEGTYPIILASYLVACQQYDSAEDAEKTKAYLSYVLSEEGQDTAAKEAGSAQLDAETRDAALAIVDKIAAK; this comes from the coding sequence GTGAAGCGCACTTCTTTCCGCAGCATCGCGGCACCCGCCATCGCCACCGCCGCAGTCCTGTCCCTCGCCGCGTGCGGCGCCAGCAACGAGAACGCCTCGGGCGACGCCGGAGCGAACATCACCGGTGACATCAACGGTGGCGGCGCCTCGTCGCAGGAGAAGGCGCAGGAGGCCTGGGCCGTCGGGTTCCAGGGCAAGAACGCCGAAGCAGTGGTGAACTACCAGTCCATCGGCTCCGGCGATGGTCGCAAGCGCTTCATCGAGGGCGGCACCCTCTTCGCCGGCACGGACTCCTACCTCAAGGACGACGAGGGCGAGCTCAGCGCCGCCAAGGAGCGGTGCGGTGGCACCGACCCGATCGAGGTCCCGGCCTACATCTCCCCGATCGCCGTGATCTACAACGTCGACATCGAGGGCCTCAAGCTCTCCGGTGACACCATCGCCCAGATCTTCGACGGCAAGATCAAGACCTGGAACGACCCGGCCATCGCCGCGGACAACGAGGGTGTCGAGCTCCCCTCCACCAAGATCACCCCGGTGCACCGCTCGGACGACTCGGGCACCACCAAGAACTTCACCGACTACCTCGGCAAGGCAACCAAGTCCTGGAGCCACGAGGCCGAGGACGCCTGGCCGGCCAAGGGCGGTCTGGGCGCCGAGGGCACCTCGGGTGTCGTCTCCGCGGTCAAGAACGCCAAGGGCGCGATCGGCTATGCCGACGCCAGCCAGACCGGCGACCTGAAGCAGGTCGCGGTCAAGGTCGGCGAGAGCTACGTCGACCCGAGCGCCAAGGCGGCCGCCAAGGTCATCGCCGTCTCCCCGCGCGTCGAGGGTCGCCCCGACGTGGACATGGCCGTCGACGTCGACCGCACCACCACCGAGGAGGGCACCTACCCGATCATCCTCGCCTCCTACCTGGTCGCCTGCCAGCAGTACGACTCGGCCGAGGACGCCGAGAAGACCAAGGCCTACCTGAGCTATGTCCTCTCCGAGGAGGGCCAGGACACGGCCGCCAAGGAGGCCGGCTCGGCCCAGCTCGACGCCGAGACCCGCGACGCGGCGCTCGCCATCGTCGACAAGATCGCGGCGAAGTAA
- a CDS encoding NUDIX hydrolase: protein MPVITAAGVVVRSKDQVLLVHRPKYDDWSFPKGKLDRGEHITACAVREVREETGLDVRLGLPLADQHYRVRPVDKRSVKLANKVVHYWAGRVVGDRDVSGYRPNAEIDEVRWVPLDEAATLLTHSRDRATLAEAAALPNRTRTLIVLRHAKARSREHWHPDDRLRPLLKLGEGQAERLAHVLAAYDITRLVSSSSTRCVQTLTPYAEACGRPVSTLDGLSEEDATPESVLISVDTLLASKKRAVLCTHRPVLPDVFSTLGLADPQLEPGQMLVVHHRRGEVLETETHQIG from the coding sequence ATGCCCGTCATCACCGCCGCAGGTGTGGTCGTCCGCTCCAAGGACCAGGTGCTGCTGGTGCATCGCCCGAAGTACGACGACTGGTCGTTTCCGAAGGGCAAGCTCGACCGTGGCGAGCACATCACCGCGTGTGCCGTGCGGGAGGTGCGCGAGGAGACCGGGCTCGACGTACGTCTGGGGCTGCCGTTGGCCGATCAGCACTACCGCGTCCGGCCAGTCGACAAAAGAAGCGTCAAGCTGGCCAACAAGGTCGTGCACTACTGGGCCGGCCGCGTGGTCGGTGACAGGGACGTCTCCGGCTATCGGCCGAACGCCGAGATCGACGAGGTCCGTTGGGTGCCGCTGGACGAGGCCGCCACCCTGCTCACCCATTCCCGTGACCGGGCCACCCTCGCCGAGGCCGCCGCCCTGCCCAACCGCACCCGGACCCTGATCGTCCTGCGGCACGCAAAGGCCCGCTCCCGCGAGCACTGGCACCCCGACGACCGCCTGCGCCCGTTGCTCAAGCTCGGCGAAGGACAGGCCGAGCGCCTCGCCCACGTGCTCGCGGCATACGACATCACCCGACTGGTCTCCTCCTCCTCGACGCGCTGCGTGCAGACGCTGACGCCGTACGCCGAGGCGTGCGGACGGCCGGTGAGCACCCTCGACGGGCTCTCGGAGGAGGACGCGACACCCGAGTCGGTGCTGATCAGTGTCGACACCCTGCTCGCCTCGAAGAAGCGGGCCGTGCTGTGCACCCACCGTCCGGTGCTGCCCGACGTGTTCTCCACCCTCGGCCTGGCCGACCCCCAACTGGAGCCCGGACAGATGCTGGTGGTGCACCACCGCCGCGGCGAGGTGCTGGAGACCGAGACTCACCAAATCGGCTGA
- a CDS encoding RNA degradosome polyphosphate kinase: protein MTQDSLPSHATGSIDEGPAEPGLHAVAFTETFDVEPPYLPDVEATAGLEAFPDRFLDRELSWLHFNQRVLEMAEDASIPLLERARFLAIFASNLDEFFMVRVAGLKRRIAAGVAVRSASGHLPREVLETIWANTDELMARHAAAFQRDIIPALRDEGIELVRWEDLDKDEQKQCKRLFKERVFPVLTPLAVDPAHPFPYISGLSLNIAVLVRNPKTGKEHFARVKVPPLFNRFVAVGNQRFVPLEDVIGEHLKRLFPGMEVVESHTFRVTRNEDLEVEEDDAENLLAALEKELLRRKFGPPVRLEVEESINGRVLDLLVSELGVSEAEVVRLPGPLDLRGLHDIADLPREDLKFAGFVPTTNVKLAEVDSASPVDVFKAANRQDILLHHPYDSFATSVQRFIEQAAADKHVLAIKQTLYRTSGDSPIIDALVDAAEAGKQVLVIVEIKARFDESNNIRWARKLEHAGCHVVYGLVGLKTHCKLSMVIRDEADAPAGGIRRYTHIGTGNYNPKTARAYEDFGLITADQTIGEDVAHLFNNLSGFSRNASYDQLLVAPDNIRDGLIDQIHAEIAHHRAGRPARIRLKANSVVDEAIIDSLYLASQAGVPVDLLVRGICAARPGVPGLSDTFTVRSILGRFLEHSRVFEFANGGETMTWIGSADLMHRNLDRRVEVLVKLPTEELVAEVGHILDMAFDADTMAWELGPDAEWTRTAGTRHLHDMLIARHRRTKR from the coding sequence ATGACGCAAGACAGCCTGCCCTCGCACGCGACGGGATCGATCGATGAGGGGCCCGCCGAGCCCGGGCTCCATGCGGTGGCGTTCACCGAGACGTTCGACGTCGAGCCGCCCTACCTCCCTGACGTCGAGGCGACCGCCGGGCTGGAGGCGTTCCCGGATCGGTTCCTGGACCGCGAGCTCTCCTGGCTGCACTTCAACCAGCGCGTGCTGGAGATGGCGGAGGATGCGAGCATCCCGCTGCTCGAGCGCGCCAGGTTCCTGGCCATCTTCGCCAGCAACCTGGACGAGTTCTTCATGGTTCGTGTGGCCGGTCTCAAGCGCCGCATCGCCGCCGGCGTCGCGGTGCGCAGCGCCAGCGGACACCTGCCGCGCGAGGTCCTCGAGACGATCTGGGCGAACACCGACGAGCTGATGGCTCGCCACGCGGCAGCCTTCCAGCGCGACATCATCCCGGCGCTGCGCGACGAGGGCATCGAGCTGGTCCGCTGGGAGGACCTGGACAAGGACGAGCAGAAGCAGTGCAAGCGGCTCTTCAAGGAGCGCGTCTTCCCGGTGCTCACCCCACTGGCCGTCGACCCAGCGCACCCGTTCCCCTACATCTCCGGGCTCTCGCTCAACATCGCCGTCCTGGTGCGCAACCCGAAGACCGGCAAGGAGCACTTCGCCCGGGTGAAGGTGCCGCCGCTGTTCAACCGCTTCGTCGCCGTCGGCAACCAGCGCTTCGTGCCGCTCGAGGACGTCATCGGCGAGCACCTCAAGCGCCTCTTCCCCGGCATGGAGGTCGTCGAGTCGCACACCTTCCGGGTCACCCGCAACGAGGACCTCGAGGTCGAGGAGGATGACGCGGAGAACCTGCTCGCCGCGCTCGAGAAGGAGCTGCTGCGTCGCAAGTTCGGTCCGCCGGTGCGGCTCGAGGTCGAGGAGTCGATCAATGGGCGCGTGCTCGACCTGCTGGTCTCCGAACTCGGAGTCTCCGAGGCCGAGGTGGTCCGCCTCCCCGGCCCGCTGGACCTGCGCGGGCTGCACGACATCGCGGACCTGCCGCGCGAGGACCTGAAGTTCGCCGGCTTCGTGCCCACCACCAACGTCAAGCTCGCCGAGGTCGACTCGGCCAGCCCGGTCGACGTGTTCAAGGCGGCCAACCGCCAGGACATCCTGCTGCACCACCCCTACGACTCGTTCGCGACCAGCGTGCAGCGCTTCATCGAACAGGCCGCCGCGGACAAGCACGTGCTGGCGATCAAGCAGACCCTCTATCGCACCTCGGGGGACTCCCCGATCATCGACGCCCTGGTCGACGCCGCTGAGGCCGGCAAGCAGGTGCTGGTGATCGTCGAGATCAAGGCCCGCTTCGACGAGTCCAACAACATCCGCTGGGCCCGCAAGCTGGAGCACGCCGGCTGCCACGTGGTCTATGGCCTGGTCGGCCTCAAGACACACTGCAAGCTCTCGATGGTCATCCGCGACGAGGCCGACGCACCCGCCGGCGGGATCCGTCGCTACACCCACATCGGCACCGGCAACTACAACCCGAAGACCGCTCGGGCCTATGAGGACTTCGGCCTGATCACCGCCGACCAGACCATTGGCGAGGACGTCGCCCACCTGTTCAACAACCTGAGCGGGTTCTCCCGCAACGCCTCCTATGACCAGCTCCTGGTGGCTCCCGACAACATCCGCGACGGGCTGATCGACCAGATCCACGCCGAGATAGCGCACCACCGGGCCGGCCGTCCCGCGCGGATCCGGCTCAAGGCCAATTCCGTGGTCGACGAGGCGATCATTGACTCGCTCTACCTCGCCAGCCAGGCCGGCGTGCCGGTCGACCTGCTGGTCCGCGGGATCTGCGCCGCGCGACCGGGCGTCCCGGGCCTCTCCGACACCTTCACCGTGCGCTCGATCCTGGGCCGCTTCCTGGAGCACAGCCGGGTCTTCGAGTTCGCGAACGGCGGCGAGACGATGACCTGGATCGGCAGTGCCGACCTGATGCACCGCAACCTGGACCGCCGTGTCGAGGTGCTGGTCAAGCTGCCCACCGAAGAACTGGTCGCCGAGGTCGGTCACATCCTCGACATGGCCTTCGACGCCGACACGATGGCCTGGGAGCTCGGCCCGGACGCAGAGTGGACGCGCACGGCTGGCACCCGGCACCTGCACGACATGTTGATCGCGCGGCACCGTCGTACCAAGCGCTGA
- a CDS encoding alpha/beta hydrolase produces the protein MSTLNEIQLGLKRALLAGTLALPQPVKEKLAGTPVVRDGQQLSTDVQLMLRLQKVAREDPAEDFPIPQGRKRLTVQAGLVGGNQPVASVADSTLAGVPVRTYVPASVLGQSARATLVFFHGGGFIYGGEHSTHDAACRFLAEQAGVQVISVDYRMAPEHPFPAAYDDCVAAYRAVVAHAESLKVDLTRIAVGGDSAGGNLAAATALAAASEGLPLTFQLLVYPLTDVVGTSESRRMFDSGFFLTRKFIALAEESYTPVEADRPDPRVTLLNAEIPQGTAPAYVVTAGFDPLRDEGEAYAEKLRAAGVDVRVHRETGMIHGFLNMVGIGTDGPRAVGDIADQLAAGLSS, from the coding sequence ATGAGCACCCTGAACGAGATCCAGCTCGGACTGAAGCGCGCCCTGTTGGCCGGCACCCTCGCCCTGCCGCAGCCGGTCAAGGAGAAGCTCGCCGGGACGCCGGTCGTGCGTGACGGCCAGCAGCTCTCGACCGACGTACAGCTGATGCTGCGCCTGCAGAAGGTCGCCCGCGAGGACCCGGCCGAGGACTTCCCGATCCCCCAGGGGCGCAAGCGGCTCACCGTGCAGGCGGGCCTGGTGGGCGGCAACCAGCCGGTCGCATCGGTCGCCGATTCCACGCTGGCAGGCGTGCCGGTGCGCACCTATGTGCCTGCGTCCGTGCTCGGCCAGTCCGCCCGGGCGACGCTGGTCTTCTTCCACGGCGGTGGCTTCATCTATGGCGGCGAGCACAGCACCCACGACGCCGCGTGCCGATTCCTGGCCGAGCAGGCCGGCGTGCAGGTGATCTCGGTCGACTACCGGATGGCGCCCGAGCACCCGTTCCCCGCGGCCTACGACGACTGCGTGGCGGCCTACCGAGCCGTCGTCGCCCATGCCGAGTCGCTCAAGGTGGACCTGACCCGGATCGCCGTCGGTGGCGACTCCGCGGGCGGCAACCTGGCCGCCGCGACCGCGCTGGCCGCGGCCAGCGAAGGGCTCCCGCTGACCTTCCAGCTGCTGGTCTACCCGCTCACCGACGTGGTCGGCACGAGTGAGTCGCGACGCATGTTCGACAGCGGCTTCTTCCTGACCCGCAAGTTCATCGCGCTCGCCGAGGAGTCCTACACCCCCGTCGAGGCCGACCGGCCCGACCCGCGGGTCACTCTGCTCAACGCCGAGATCCCCCAGGGAACTGCTCCGGCGTACGTCGTCACGGCCGGGTTCGATCCGCTGCGCGACGAGGGCGAGGCCTACGCCGAGAAACTGCGGGCCGCAGGCGTCGACGTGCGCGTCCACCGCGAGACCGGGATGATCCACGGCTTCCTGAACATGGTCGGAATCGGCACGGACGGCCCGCGGGCGGTCGGTGACATCGCCGACCAGCTGGCGGCCGGGCTGTCGTCGTGA